DNA sequence from the Oligoflexus sp. genome:
CTCATCCATGCGGGTCGGCACGATCTGCCAGGAAATTCCGTAGGCGTCCTTCACCCAACCGCACTGCTCGGCCTCAGGCACCCGGGACAGGGCATTGGAGTAGCGTTCGATTTCCGCCTGGGATTCCACATAAATCATGAGCGACTGCATTTCATTGAAGGTAAAGGCATGGCCGATCGCGCTGTCCATGAACACGAATTCCTGCTGGCCCAAACGAAAGCGCGCATACTGCAGCGTGCCTTCGCGATCGGGACCGCCCGCCGGGTGTCTTTGCAAATGGCCCGGCAAAACCTCGCCATCACCCACGAGCTTGATCAGGTCCTGCATCGATTCCTCGGCATGCCCCGCAGCTTTTTGCGTAAAGAGCAGAGCCGGAGTCAAAGCCTGAACCTTGCGACCACCATCATGCATGATCTGCCAGGAAAGGCCGTATTGATCCAAAACCCAGCCGAAGCGTTCGCTGAACGGATAGGTATCGAGCGGCATCAAGGCCTGGCCACCGACTATGAGTTTTTTCCAGAGATGATCCACCTCGGCCGCCGTGGAGCAGGCGATCATATAGGAGAAGGAAGGATTGCGATCGAACAGAGGCCCGGCATTCAGGAACTGAAATTCCTGACCCATGAGCTGAAGACTGATCACCTGGACCGTGCCGGAGGGGGTTCCGGCAAGGGACGTTTCAAAAAGGATACGGGAATCCTTGAATATACCCGTATACCATGATGCGGCGTCGCGAGCCTGCGTTTCAAACCAGATATGGGGAATGATTTTTTTCATGCTGCAGGGCCTCCATAAAAGTGATGATGCGCTCATCCTAGCACTCTTTCGGACCCTGACCTCTTCTTAAGTGGCATCCCCACAAATATCAAGGATGGTCCTTACAAATTTCCTGGGCAGAAGCGGCTTCGATACAACCCCATCAAAACCCGAGGCGCGGGCATGATCCTGGCTTTTTTGATCGGCATAGGCGGTGACGGCGATCGCGGGAAGCCGCATGCTGCGATCACGCGCTGAACTTCGGATCCGCTGCATCAGGGAATAGCCATCCTCACCCGGCATGCAAAGATCACAGAGCAAAAGATCCGGCTCAAACTTTTCGATAAGGTTTAAAACATTGCTGGCATCCGAGGCCTCTTCGACCACAGCCCCTTGATTTTTGACGATATAGGTCACAAGGAAGCGGGCATCGTCCACATCATCGACCACCAGAACGCGCCAGCCCGAAAGCGCATCCAGTTTCAAATCGTGATCGGAAGTCTCTTCCATCGGCGCAGACGCATGCGGCAAAGCGATGGCCGCGAGCGGTAGATTCACAGTGAACGCCGCACCACGTCCTACGCCTTCGCTCTTGCCTTCAATGGTTCCGCCATGAGCTTCCACCAGATACCGAACCAGCGCAAGCCCGAGACCAAGTCCCCCATGCTTGCGGATCGTTGTGCTGTTGGCCTGGCGAAAGCGCTCGAAAATAAAGGGCAGGATGTCCGGATGTATGCCCTCGCCGCTGTCGCGCACGCGAATGCGAGCCATGCCGTGAGCACGCTCCAGAGTCACCTGAACGCTCCCGCCCTCGGGCGTGAATTTGATCGCATTGTTCAGAAGATTCCAAACCACCTGCTGCAGACGAACCGCATCCCCGACCACGGTGCCGACGTCTTGCGCTGCCGTGAAATCAATCGTAATTTTTTTAGCCGTGGCTGCCATGGATACGGACTCCATGGCTGCTTCGATAAAATCCTTCGGATTCAGGGGATTTTTTTCAAAGGATAGGCGACCTGTCATCATGCGTGAGGTATCGAGGAGATCATCAATCAAATGATTCAACGCTTCTGAACTCCTGACTATCGTATCCAGGCCGATTTCGTAATCCGAAGCCTCGGCCTCACCGCTGCCCAGAATTTCGGCCCAACCGAGGATGCCATTCAGAGGCGTTCGCAGTTCGTGCGACAGCGTCATCAGAAAGTCATCCTTCATGCGATTGGCGTCTTCCAGGTCCTGCACTCTTTGCTCCAGGGCCTTATTCAATTCGACGTTTTGAATCGCCACGGACACAGTATCGGCCAAAGCTGACAGGACTTCCTCTTCCTCGGCTGTCGTGCGATGCCTTTGAGCCCAATAGACACCAATGGCTCCTATCGGATCCTGGGTTCGAATCGGTACAATCAAAAGGCTTTTGACAAAGGTGGGACGGTAGGCATCAGCCGGCACGCGAGCGTCCGCGTAGATATCCTCGATCGCCAGCGCCTTGTGATGCAGCATGGTCCATCCGCTGGCACAGGCTTCCATGGGAAACCTCTGGCCCTTCCACAAAGGAGCGATGGCATCCTCGTCCGCATAGAAGCATTGATCCTTGTCCCGCAGAATAAAACTCGCCCCATCCGCCGCGCTCAGGTCACGCGCGGCCCGGCGCACAATATCCATAATGGTTTCCAAGGAACGTGCGAGGGAAAGCTCTTGAACCACGGACACAAGTCTTTTCATGGCATCTTGGCCCATAGGGATTCTCGTCATACCTGGTCAAGGAAAATTGCGATCCTCCGCAGTATACATAAATTTTGGAAGTCCATCGACTGTATGAAAAAAGATGCGCTGCTTATCTACGCAGATGGCCGCGGGATCACGAGCCTGAAATCTTTTTCAGCTGGACGGCGGTAATTTTAT
Encoded proteins:
- a CDS encoding VOC family protein, coding for MKKIIPHIWFETQARDAASWYTGIFKDSRILFETSLAGTPSGTVQVISLQLMGQEFQFLNAGPLFDRNPSFSYMIACSTAAEVDHLWKKLIVGGQALMPLDTYPFSERFGWVLDQYGLSWQIMHDGGRKVQALTPALLFTQKAAGHAEESMQDLIKLVGDGEVLPGHLQRHPAGGPDREGTLQYARFRLGQQEFVFMDSAIGHAFTFNEMQSLMIYVESQAEIERYSNALSRVPEAEQCGWVKDAYGISWQIVPTRMDEMMAKGSPEEIQRLVQAFLPMKRMNIAALEKAFAGRER
- a CDS encoding hybrid sensor histidine kinase/response regulator is translated as MGQDAMKRLVSVVQELSLARSLETIMDIVRRAARDLSAADGASFILRDKDQCFYADEDAIAPLWKGQRFPMEACASGWTMLHHKALAIEDIYADARVPADAYRPTFVKSLLIVPIRTQDPIGAIGVYWAQRHRTTAEEEEVLSALADTVSVAIQNVELNKALEQRVQDLEDANRMKDDFLMTLSHELRTPLNGILGWAEILGSGEAEASDYEIGLDTIVRSSEALNHLIDDLLDTSRMMTGRLSFEKNPLNPKDFIEAAMESVSMAATAKKITIDFTAAQDVGTVVGDAVRLQQVVWNLLNNAIKFTPEGGSVQVTLERAHGMARIRVRDSGEGIHPDILPFIFERFRQANSTTIRKHGGLGLGLALVRYLVEAHGGTIEGKSEGVGRGAAFTVNLPLAAIALPHASAPMEETSDHDLKLDALSGWRVLVVDDVDDARFLVTYIVKNQGAVVEEASDASNVLNLIEKFEPDLLLCDLCMPGEDGYSLMQRIRSSARDRSMRLPAIAVTAYADQKSQDHARASGFDGVVSKPLLPRKFVRTILDICGDAT